A window from Candidatus Nitrospira neomarina encodes these proteins:
- a CDS encoding Ig-like domain-containing protein — protein sequence MSDVRAGSRLKRCLAWCLLGSCLLFLPPGAQAATSNSATLQWTANQEANLAGYRIYRGTNPGVYGVPTTVGKITTYQYTQLLTDKTHYFTVTAFDASGNESLPSPEVKKYIAPSSPSSGTSSPPPSSSLSISNLTVASGATYMVSAAGLQAGGRVYRDRAYTFTTVPTSVQGAAYIQTANNDKAATTTAFLRFTVNQPVSVTVAYDVRLTPKPSWLSSFTDTGKNLVTSDTTLRLYARAFPAGTITLGGNASGGDGSMYSVIVQPAEGPIPDITPPTVALVGIQNGKSLSGTVTVSAIATDNIGVVGVQFRLNGKNLGVEDTTLPFSQIWNTTGVAPGQYTLTAIARDAAGNTTSSAPVTGTVANPITPPTPISTNNPTTSPLAITNLTVASGAAYGVSASGLRAGGTVYRDRAYTFTTVPTSVQGAAYIQTANNDKAATTAAFLRFTVNQPVSVTVAYDVRLTPKPSWLSSFTDTGKNLVTSDTTLHLHARAFPAGTITLGGNAGGGSGSMYSVIVQPSAPGTTTVANPTTSSLTISNLTVASGAAYGVSAAGLRAGGTVYRDRAYTFTTVPTSVQGAAYIQTANNDKAATTAAFLRFTVNQPVSVTVAYDVRLTPKPSWLSSFTDTGKNLVTSDTTLHLFARPFPAGTITLGGNASGKGGSMYSVIVQPSFPLTISNLIVANGAAYGVSAAGLRAGGTVYRDRAYTFTTVPTSVQGAAYIQTANNDKAATTAAFLRFTVNQPVSVTVAYDVRLTPKPSWLSAFTDTGKNLVTSDTTLRLYARAFPAGTITLGGNAGVGSGSMYSVIVQPLVQ from the coding sequence ATGTCCGATGTTCGTGCGGGGAGTCGTCTCAAAAGGTGTCTAGCGTGGTGTCTACTTGGCAGTTGCCTCCTTTTTCTCCCGCCGGGGGCACAAGCCGCCACCAGTAATTCGGCCACTCTCCAATGGACTGCCAATCAAGAGGCCAATTTAGCGGGGTATCGGATCTATCGAGGAACCAACCCCGGGGTCTATGGGGTTCCCACGACGGTCGGGAAGATCACGACCTATCAATATACCCAATTACTCACGGACAAAACGCACTATTTTACGGTTACCGCGTTCGATGCCTCGGGCAATGAAAGTCTTCCCTCTCCCGAGGTGAAAAAATATATCGCCCCGTCCTCCCCCTCTTCCGGTACTTCTAGTCCGCCGCCGTCCTCCTCACTCAGCATATCGAACCTGACCGTTGCCAGTGGCGCAACGTATATGGTGTCCGCGGCCGGCCTCCAAGCCGGGGGAAGGGTATATCGCGATCGCGCCTATACATTTACCACGGTCCCTACGAGTGTGCAGGGCGCGGCCTATATCCAAACGGCCAATAATGATAAAGCGGCCACGACGACGGCCTTCCTGCGCTTTACGGTGAATCAACCGGTGTCTGTCACGGTGGCCTATGACGTGCGCCTGACACCGAAACCGTCGTGGTTGAGCAGCTTTACCGATACGGGCAAGAATCTGGTGACCTCGGATACGACTCTCCGCCTCTATGCTCGGGCCTTTCCGGCCGGGACGATTACGCTCGGGGGCAACGCCAGCGGGGGGGACGGCAGCATGTATTCCGTCATCGTTCAACCAGCGGAGGGCCCCATTCCCGATATCACGCCTCCCACGGTCGCCCTGGTTGGCATCCAAAATGGGAAGTCCCTGAGTGGCACCGTTACTGTATCCGCCATCGCCACAGATAATATTGGAGTGGTGGGTGTACAATTTCGACTTAATGGGAAAAATCTGGGGGTGGAAGATACGACACTCCCCTTTTCGCAAATATGGAACACGACTGGAGTGGCTCCCGGTCAATATACCTTGACCGCGATTGCCCGCGATGCGGCGGGCAATACCACAAGCTCAGCTCCGGTTACCGGAACCGTCGCCAATCCAATTACGCCACCAACACCTATTTCCACAAACAATCCAACTACAAGCCCATTAGCTATAACCAACCTGACCGTCGCTAGTGGGGCAGCGTATGGGGTGTCCGCCTCCGGCCTTCGCGCCGGAGGGACGGTGTATCGCGATCGCGCCTATACATTTACCACGGTTCCTACGAGTGTGCAGGGCGCGGCCTATATCCAAACGGCCAATAATGATAAAGCGGCCACAACGGCGGCCTTCCTGCGCTTTACGGTAAATCAACCGGTGTCCGTCACGGTGGCCTATGACGTGCGGCTGACTCCGAAACCGTCGTGGTTGAGCAGCTTTACCGATACGGGCAAGAATCTGGTGACCTCAGATACGACCCTCCACCTCCATGCTCGAGCCTTTCCAGCCGGGACGATCACGCTCGGCGGCAATGCCGGCGGGGGGAGTGGCAGTATGTATTCCGTCATCGTTCAACCCTCAGCACCTGGTACCACCACTGTTGCCAATCCAACTACGTCTTCATTGACCATATCGAACCTGACCGTTGCCAGTGGCGCAGCGTATGGCGTGTCCGCCGCCGGCCTTCGCGCCGGGGGGACGGTGTACCGCGATCGCGCCTATACATTTACCACGGTTCCCACGAGTGTGCAGGGTGCGGCCTATATCCAAACGGCCAATAATGATAAAGCGGCCACAACGGCGGCCTTCCTGCGCTTTACGGTGAATCAACCGGTGTCCGTCACGGTCGCCTACGACGTGCGGCTGACTCCGAAACCGTCGTGGTTGAGCAGCTTTACCGATACGGGCAAGAATCTGGTGACCTCGGATACGACCCTTCACCTCTTTGCTCGGCCCTTTCCGGCTGGGACGATCACGCTCGGGGGCAATGCCAGTGGGAAGGGCGGCAGCATGTATTCCGTCATTGTTCAACCCTCGTTCCCGTTAACTATTTCCAACCTGATCGTTGCCAATGGGGCAGCGTATGGCGTGTCCGCCGCCGGCCTTCGCGCCGGGGGGACGGTGTACCGCGATCGCGCCTATACATTTACCACGGTCCCTACGAGTGTGCAGGGTGCGGCCTATATCCAAACGGCCAATAATGATAAAGCGGCCACAACGGCGGCCTTCCTGCGCTTTACGGTGAATCAACCGGTGTCCGTCACGGTGGCCTATGACGTGCGGCTGACTCCGAAACCGTCGTGGTTGAGCGCCTTTACCGATACGGGCAAGAATCTGGTGACCTCGGATACGACTCTCCGCCTCTATGCTCGAGCCTTTCCCGCCGGGACGATCACGCTCGGCGGCAATGCCGGCGTGGGGAGCGGCAGTATGTATTCCGTCATCGTCCAACCTCTGGTCCAATGA
- a CDS encoding FG-GAP-like repeat-containing protein — MSDVRAGSRLKRCLAWCLLGSCLLFLPPGAQAATSDSATLQWTANQEANLAGYRIYRGTNPGVYGVPTTVGKITTYQYTQLLTDKTHYFTVTAFDASGNESLPSPEVKKYIAPSSPSSGTSSPPPSSSLSISNLTVASGATYMVSAAGLQAGGTVYRDRAYTFTTVPTSVQGAAYIQTANNDKAATTAAFLRFTVNQPVSVTVAYDVRLTPKPSWLSSFTDTGKNLVTSDTTLRLYARAFPAGTITLGGNASGGGGSMYSVIVQPAEGPAPDITPPTTNVLWRNASSGEVAVWRMNGLTITSVGFPGSTSTEWKIKQVGDMNGDGEGDILWQNTISGMVGIWLMKEGTIQSFGFLGGVSAEWVVKGIGDINGDGKGDVIWRNSDSGMVTVWFMDGLSIRSVGFLGGTPTVWKIEQVGDINGDGRADLVWQNRTNGTVAVWLMNGLAITSVGFPASTSLEWEIQLLGDVNGDSKRDVIWRNKKTGMVSVWLMNGAMTPLTGFIGGIPLEWEIRQVSDADGDGKGDVILQNRTNGKVAVWLMDGLKIGSVGFPGSTPVNWEIQK; from the coding sequence ATGTCCGATGTTCGTGCGGGAAGTCGTCTCAAAAGGTGTCTAGCGTGGTGTCTACTTGGCAGTTGCCTTCTTTTTCTCCCGCCGGGGGCACAAGCCGCCACCAGTGATTCGGCCACTCTCCAATGGACCGCCAATCAAGAGGCCAATTTAGCGGGGTATCGGATCTATCGAGGAACCAACCCCGGGGTCTATGGGGTTCCCACGACGGTCGGGAAGATCACGACCTATCAATATACCCAATTACTCACGGACAAAACGCACTATTTTACGGTTACCGCGTTCGATGCCTCGGGCAATGAAAGTCTTCCCTCTCCCGAGGTGAAAAAATATATCGCCCCGTCCTCCCCCTCTTCCGGTACTTCTAGTCCGCCGCCGTCCTCCTCACTCAGCATATCGAACCTGACCGTTGCCAGTGGCGCAACGTATATGGTGTCCGCGGCCGGCCTCCAAGCCGGGGGGACGGTGTATCGCGACCGCGCCTACACATTTACCACGGTCCCTACGAGTGTGCAGGGCGCGGCCTATATCCAAACGGCCAATAATGATAAAGCGGCCACAACGGCGGCCTTCCTCCGCTTTACGGTGAATCAACCGGTGTCTGTCACGGTGGCCTATGACGTGCGGCTGACTCCGAAACCGTCGTGGTTGAGCAGCTTTACCGATACGGGCAAGAATCTGGTGACCTCGGATACGACTCTCCGCCTCTATGCTCGGGCCTTTCCGGCCGGGACGATCACGCTCGGGGGCAACGCCAGCGGGGGGGGCGGCAGCATGTATTCCGTCATCGTTCAACCAGCGGAGGGCCCCGCTCCCGATATCACGCCTCCCACTACTAATGTGCTTTGGCGCAATGCGAGTAGCGGTGAAGTCGCTGTTTGGCGGATGAATGGGCTGACTATTACATCGGTCGGTTTCCCTGGAAGTACTTCTACGGAATGGAAGATTAAGCAGGTGGGAGATATGAATGGTGATGGTGAGGGCGACATCCTTTGGCAGAACACCATAAGTGGAATGGTGGGTATTTGGCTTATGAAGGAGGGGACCATACAATCGTTCGGCTTTCTTGGGGGTGTTTCAGCCGAATGGGTGGTTAAGGGGATCGGTGATATCAATGGGGATGGCAAAGGGGATGTGATCTGGCGCAATTCGGATAGTGGAATGGTGACCGTCTGGTTTATGGATGGGCTGTCGATTCGCTCTGTGGGATTTCTTGGGGGCACTCCAACAGTGTGGAAAATAGAGCAAGTGGGTGATATCAATGGCGATGGGAGGGCCGACCTTGTTTGGCAGAATCGGACGAATGGCACAGTGGCGGTCTGGTTAATGAATGGGTTGGCCATTACGTCGGTGGGATTTCCCGCAAGCACTTCGCTGGAATGGGAAATTCAACTTCTCGGAGATGTCAATGGGGACAGTAAACGGGATGTGATCTGGCGCAATAAAAAAACTGGAATGGTGTCGGTGTGGCTGATGAACGGGGCGATGACACCCTTGACAGGTTTTATAGGAGGCATTCCCCTCGAATGGGAAATTAGGCAGGTGAGTGATGCGGATGGAGATGGTAAGGGAGATGTAATCTTACAAAATCGGACAAATGGCAAGGTGGCGGTGTGGCTGATGGATGGTTTGAAAATCGGTTCGGTGGGGTTTCCGGGCAGTACCCCGGTAAACTGGGAAATCCAAAAATAA
- the msrA gene encoding peptide-methionine (S)-S-oxide reductase MsrA, which translates to MKGMKYFLFNIGLAVLLIGGMAALSQESLATEKTQYAKATFAGGCFWCMEEVYEKVDGVVSVVSGYTGGHLSNPTYEQVSAGGTGHAEAVEVTYDPTKVTYQRLLEMFWHNVDPTTPNAQFCDHGNQYRTAIFYHDEKQKMLIDESKLAVESSKSFPQPIVTEIVPFSVFFSAEDYHQDFYEKNPVRYKFYKWNCGRSQRLEELWGKP; encoded by the coding sequence ATGAAAGGAATGAAGTATTTTTTATTCAACATAGGATTGGCGGTACTGTTAATAGGGGGAATGGCGGCCTTGTCTCAAGAGAGTCTTGCAACAGAAAAGACTCAATATGCTAAAGCCACATTTGCCGGAGGCTGCTTCTGGTGCATGGAAGAGGTGTACGAAAAAGTTGATGGAGTGGTATCTGTAGTCTCCGGGTATACGGGAGGACACCTGTCCAATCCAACCTATGAGCAAGTTTCGGCCGGAGGAACTGGGCATGCTGAAGCCGTTGAAGTGACCTACGATCCCACCAAGGTCACGTATCAACGTCTGTTGGAGATGTTTTGGCATAATGTTGACCCTACGACGCCGAATGCACAGTTCTGTGATCATGGCAATCAATATCGAACCGCAATCTTCTACCATGATGAAAAACAAAAAATGTTAATCGACGAATCCAAGCTGGCAGTGGAGAGTTCCAAATCATTTCCGCAACCAATCGTGACCGAGATTGTTCCGTTTTCGGTTTTCTTTTCTGCCGAAGACTATCATCAGGATTTTTATGAAAAAAATCCCGTCCGGTACAAATTTTATAAATGGAATTGTGGACGTTCGCAACGTTTGGAGGAGTTGTGGGGAAAGCCATAA